From the Saccharomycodes ludwigii strain NBRC 1722 chromosome I, whole genome shotgun sequence genome, one window contains:
- the BUD31 gene encoding U2 snRNP complex subunit BUD31 (similar to Saccharomyces cerevisiae YCR063W | BUD31 | BUD site selection) codes for MSYKSNNKKKLKNIPDGYDKIKQVLDDYDHQLRLITINNKRDTGTNNSNLMSNDEDLWEIYKINHLKSKYIYDLYYKRKIINAKLYHWLLNNNIVDKNLIAKWKKRGYEKLCCIRCIEQSNGSGVTSKDGIRGKVCICRVPKSVLLSKEKERQKKNNNEEEGKNTLDDDDLFKVVLKPCGRCGCNGCASTD; via the coding sequence ATGAGttataaaagtaataataaaaaaaagttgaaaaatataccaGACGGTTacgataaaataaaacaggTTTTAGATGATTATGACCACCAACTTAGACTTATCAccatcaataataaaagggATACCGGGACTAATAATTCCAATTTGATGTCTAATGACGAAGATTTGTgggaaatatataaaataaatcacttaaaatctaaatatatttatgatCTATATtacaaaaggaaaattatTAACGCCAAATTATATCATTGGCttttaaacaataatattgtgGACAAAAACTTAATAGCCAAATGGAAGAAAAGAGGATACGAAAAGTTATGTTGTATAAGGTGCATTGAACAAAGTAATGGAAGCGGTGTTACCTCTAAGGATGGAATAAGGGGCAAAGTTTGTATTTGTAGAGTACCGAAATCTGTATTATTAAGCaaagagaaagagagacaaaaaaaaaataataatgaagagGAAGGCAAGAATACGcttgatgatgatgatttattCAAAGTTGTTCTTAAACCCTGTGGGAGATGTGGTTGTAATGGATGTGCTAGTACTGACtga
- the HCM1 gene encoding Hcm1p (similar to Saccharomyces cerevisiae YCR065W | HCM1 | High-Copy suppressor of Calmodulin) codes for MNSSIQDYPNKDINQSNLPIADRYSDTKNSPISTKKNNISSVPKEALKPKESNISESKKRKLDAIDNNEKEDYGYQSNTSTKFPPLKELLIEITDSDKETGLYDENIKPPYSYASMIALAIIDSQVGKLTLSQIYTWIASHFPFYKLGDSGWQNSIRHNLSLNKAFIKGGKCEDGKGHFWELKVGQEYKVLRVTSKGGKNANNHTNKTNTKKRFEKDQESLLGPVSLSKGQMKINNNMYTSLSELNDTGDDIDYKLTENDHDLEGNDIVSDAKSWRDDNISDNGSYTNAQPNTNEEMIQEFDSSLLTSPNSYRLSSKNLKKTLKKSYSFSFSGKKISPFNDSNSTQTDNFFNIDRSNSHSDFKRYTCSFNSNFENSPQSKQGVSSPLIESFHNEGKKNSLCQNNNILTTPNKKPSSMVVEPDKNEEYNNSSNFMAAINHHGYVKTPKIIHTIEQQYTNDDDDDGGNAHIAGKKIDLHSPRKLAYTITPRWGKTPSNILDDFFGSPVILKSPSVNMVLDPHIRLKKDIIPNLSPSSIKNISTNTLMLTSSFSSSTANTSVSSVFSNNNGSKQSSITLNNCNTAANINSAGSEEQTEGESVEPVSRKLFSINTTPHGKSVLMLSNSSIQTTLSPAGNDNNPNNDNINHNNNIDDDNSLIMKPTTSKLSNTSGLFGVDIYSVYKRAVAQQLENNNNDNNNNNETNSNKEFK; via the coding sequence atgaatagTAGTATACAGGACTATCCTAATAAAGATATCAATCAGAGTAATTTACCAATTGCAGATAGATATTCAGACACAAAAAATTCACCCATtagtacaaaaaaaaataacatttctTCCGTTCCAAAAGAAGCTCTCAAACCTAAAGAATCAAATATTTCtgaatcaaaaaaaagaaaattggatgctattgataataatgaaaaagagGACTATGGCTATCAATCCAATACTTCTACAAAATTCCCACCCTTGAAggaattattaatagaaaTTACTGATTCAGATAAGGAAACTGGATTATATGATGAAAACATTAAGCCGCCATACTCTTATGCTTCTATGATCGCATTGGCAATAATAGATTCTCAAGTGGGAAAACTAACATTGTCTCAAATATACACTTGGATTGCTTCCCATTTCCCCTTCTATAAATTGGGTGATTCCGGATGGCAGAATAGTATTAGGCATAATCTATCTTTAAATAAGGCATTTATTAAAGGCGGTAAATGTGAGGATGGCAAAGGCCATTTTTGGGAACTAAAAGTCGGTCAAGAATATAAAGTTTTAAGAGTTACTTCGAAAGGTGGGAAAAATGCTAATAACCAtactaataaaacaaataccaaaaaacgttttgaaaaagatcAGGAAAGTTTATTGGGCCCAGTTAGTTTAAGTAAAGGCcaaatgaaaattaataataacatgtATACCAGTTTAAGTGAACTTAATGATACTGGTGACGATATAGATTATAAATTGACAGAAAATGATCATGATCTTGAGGGAAACGATATTGTATCTGATGCCAAATCATGGAGAGATGATAATATAAGTGATAACGGCTCATATACCAATGCTCAGCCAAACACCAACGAGGAAATGATTCAAGAATTTGATTCCTCATTGCTTACATCACCAAACTCATATAGGTTGTCttcaaaaaatctaaaGAAAACACTGAAAAAATCATAttccttttcattttcaggtaaaaaaatatctccTTTTAACGATAGTAATAGTACACAAactgataatttttttaatattgatCGGAGTAATAGTCATTCTGATTTTAAACGGTACACATGTTCGTTTAACTCAAACTTTGAAAATTCTCCCCAATCAAAGCAAGGTGTGTCATCTCCCCTAATAGAATCTTTTCATAAtgaggggaaaaaaaatagtttgtgtcagaataataatatactgACAACACCTAATAAAAAACCAAGTTCTATGGTTGTCGAACCGGATAAGAATGAAGAGTATAACAACTCTAGCAATTTTATGGCAGCTATCAATCATCATGGTTATGTGAAGACACCAAAAATTATCCACACAATTGAACAGCAATATactaatgatgatgatgatgatggtggCAATGCTCATATCGCTggcaaaaaaattgatttgCATAGTCCCAGAAAATTGGCCTACACAATCACACCAAGATGGGGTAAAACACCAAGCAATATTTTGgatgatttttttggatcacctgttattttaaaaagtcCAAGCGTTAACATGGTGCTCGATCCCCACATtcgtttaaaaaaagatataatacCGAATTTGTCCCCATCATCgattaaaaacatttcgACAAATACTCTGATGTTGACCTCgtcattttcttcttctacaGCAAATACCAGTGTTTCTTctgttttttcaaataataatggctCAAAACAATCCTCCATCACACTTAATAATTGTAACACTGCCGCTAATATCAATTCCGCTGGTTCTGAAGAGCAAACAGAGGGAGAATCTGTCGAGCCTGTATCTAGAAAgcttttttcaattaataCAACGCCTCATGGAAAATCTGTTTTAATGTTGTCAAATTCCTCTATCCAAACCACTTTAAGTCCTGCTGGCAATGACAACAATCccaacaatgataatatcaatcataataataatatcgaCGATGACAATAGCTTAATAATGAAACCAACAACCTCTAAACTATCAAATACATCGGGTCTATTTGGTGTTGACATATATTCTGTCTACAAAAGAGCCGTGGCTCAAcaattagaaaataataataatgataacaacaataataatgagactaatagtaacaaggaatttaaataa
- the RAD18 gene encoding E3 ubiquitin-protein ligase RAD18 (similar to Saccharomyces cerevisiae YCR066W | RAD18 | RADiation sensitive): MEKKLQKLKDPSDFVQTNVPELKDLDSLLRCHICKDFLSIPVLTPCSHSFCSLCIRQYLNVSGNCPLCLNELQESMLRSEFLLGELVNCYTKKVRQKLLDNLMPRNDNTILKSNIIDLDSQSPQYITKKRKTSALVNNNSYPKNGILSMFKTKKEHKFLPGNNLGDINNKDTTPGKSQCPICSVVYPIDYLQTTHIDECLLHPKMKTTIEIIEDDKEEVKVNTILKGNDVTIDKAKSNGPESNVIAVSQNETTPTVETPFLNKYLDSAITTTCLNDQNRKKKLGKLDVLNISTAALKSKLLDLKLPTHGSRQQLINRYNYYELLWNSNYVDSLQPTTEQDLKMKLLNWEKTHNLGVGDGNNNHNAVTMFTNNSNNSIPTQEHSIFSILQNKRGIIDIKSKKFSRKDWAIKNATAYRELIKEAKSSMLTANEKKREAVSELNEERSELKGKHPNPQVNLLCKNNKNDTHQELEHLLSSSEEDE; encoded by the coding sequence atggaaaaaaaattgcagAAACTAAAAGATCCAAGTGATTTTGTTCAAACAAACGTTCCGGAACTAAAAGATTTAGATTCCTTGCTAAGATGTCATATTTGTAAGGATTTTTTGTCAATACCGGTTTTAACACCCTGTTCACATTCATTTTGTTCCCTATGCATTAGGCAATATCTTAATGTATCAGGAAATTGCCCTTTATGTTTAAATGAATTACAGGAGTCTATGTTAAGGAGTGAATTTTTACTAGGCGAGTTGGTTAATTGTTATACAAAAAAGGTTAGGCAAAAGTTATTGGATAATCTAATGCCTCGAAATGATAAtacaatattaaaaagcAACATTATAGATTTGGATTCGCAATCACCACaatatattacaaaaaaaagaaaaaccaGTGCACTTGTAAACAACAATAGTTACCCCAAAAATGGAATTTTATCAATGTTTAAAACTAAGAAAGAACACAAGTTTTTGCCTGGTAATAATCTCGGAgatattaacaataaagaTACTACTCCAGGTAAATCGCAATGCCCAATATGTTCTGTGGTGTATCCCATAGATTATTTACAAACAACTCACATCGACGAATGTTTGCTACATCCTAAAATGAAAACTACAATAGAAATCATAGAAGATGACAAAGAAGAAGTAAAAGTTAATACAATTTTGAAAGGCAATGATGTTACAATTGACAAAGCTAAATCAAATGGCCCTGAATCTAATGTTATTGCTGTTAGTCAAAATGAAACAACACCTACTGTAGAAActccttttttaaataagtATTTGGATTCTGCAATCACTACCACATGTTTAAATGATCAAAATCGCAAGAAAAAGCTTGGTAAATTGgatgttttaaatatatccACAGCTGCGTTGAAATCCAAATTACTTGATCTAAAATTACCAACACATGGTTCAAGACAACAATTGATTAATAGgtataattattatgaacTTTTATGGAATAGTAATTATGTTGACTCTTTGCAACCTACCACTGAACAAGATTTGAAGATGAAACTATTAAATTGGGAAAAAACTCATAATCTGGGTGTGGGggatggtaataataaccacAATGCTGTTACTATGTTTACAAATAATTCTAACAATAGTATTCCTACACAAGAGCATTCCATTTTTTCgattttacaaaataaaagggGAATTATAGATATCAAATCTAAGAAATTCAGTAGAAAAGATTGGGCTATAAAAAATGCCACCGCCTATAGAGAATTGATAAAAGAAGCAAAAAGTAGCATGCTGACAGCAAATGAGAAAAAACGGGAAGCAGTTTCTGAGTTAAACGAAGAACGCAGTGAACTTAAAGGCAAGCATCCTAACCCTCAAGTTAATTTActttgtaaaaataataagaacGATACACATCAAGAACTAGAACATTTATTAAGTTCAAGCGAAGAAGATGAGTga
- the SED4 gene encoding GTPase-activating protein SED4 (similar to Saccharomyces cerevisiae YNR026C | SEC12 | SECretory (paralog of YCR067C | SED4)), with protein sequence MKFETANYTMDYPIYGAKFINNSILLIAGGGGEGANGLPNKITALNVNFNKKKKIIKKFRELKLDDNDDSPTTLDYSDGVILIGCNENSANIKNGENKHLRKFVYENEHLKFVGSCDYNRSCNPEDYTKLTVISKDGTAAAIASSSLPTIIRVIDPRTLMEKYEIETGNDVKDLHFSPDSKVLSYITESTLEVISLVTGRFIVRKTDFNKDWVLSKIRFINDDELIIAASLKKTTGVVLSVVSVKSGSISMLKSRVVTKKFKGVTSMDIDAKGELCALAGNENSIALIKLRDLKVAKFFKNVHAFAITKICFSPDSQILASVSASNIVHLIRIPANWSSSISLSKKIFNYFINIIFIVLLSFIAQLAYKNNVHTIVYKCTKDWYNSRKKGDSSSYFTINDGLEQVTLIKDKDFVSTVGTDIPSNTISSETFDSLFLNDLTDKHDIVTENEIMSTSTTYSTTSEHISTILTNNNIETLATAPIEEGKEDTFVSTLLETKSDKSFSNTIPTTFDHEGDLNNITESTIEYQTFITDNLVSGTSFTSEIASDTFQPDTTSSQLASDTFQPDTTDVEIEPPLKTTAKKDQGNIQSSISVPTEIITGETGIVTKEEATTTQPLFSISTETDIKETESVTNYINTINEIESNTAAVKIETASTYQQPAVESVEYSSPSTETESTIISSAARMHTISTDLEPIINDVSPSSSPSSSPSSSPSSSPSSSPSSSPSSSSDATFITTTSTVISKEVILETVVNESATISANPITTSGILLESENEIEAEIEIETEAEAETEADAETETETETETETKTLTTVIYESTYSEINNETTLPVETSGHVAAASGSINNSTVEEETIEIAFPEKDISKVLTTENTKDKTFTETMSNKNENIVTSYNAPSNSYEINDHIGEENVLIPDNDLGSTDDINQAPSFEHDEL encoded by the coding sequence ATGAAGTTTGAAACTGCTAACTACACCATGGATTATCCAATCTATGGTGcaaaatttataaacaattcaattttattgatCGCAGGTGGTGGTGGCGAAGGTGCAAATGGTTTACCAAACAAAATAACCGCTTTAAACGTGAacttcaataaaaaaaagaaaatcataAAGAAGTTCCGTGAATTAAAATTGGATGATAACGATGATTCTCCGACCACTCTAGATTATTCAGATGGTGTTATTTTAATTGGCTGTAATGAAAATTCTGcaaacattaaaaatggcgaaaataaacatttaaGAAAGTTTGTTTACGAAAATgaacatttaaaatttgttgGTAGTTGCGACTATAACCGTAGTTGTAATCCAGAAGATTACACCAAATTAACAGTTATATCTAAGGACGGTACTGCAGCTGCAAttgcttcttcttccttaCCAACAATTATACGTGTTATAGATCCTCGTACTTTAAtggaaaaatatgaaattgAGACTGGCAATGATGTTAAAGATTTGCATTTTTCTCCTGATAGTAAAGTACTAAGTTATATTACTGAAAGCACCTTAGAAGTCATTTCTTTAGTCACTGGTAGATTTATTGTTCGTAAAACCGATTTTAACAAGGATTGGGTTTTATCGAAGattagatttattaacGATGACGAACTTATTATTGCAGCATCCTTGAAAAAAACGACTGGGGTTGTTTTAAGCGTTGTTAGCGTGAAAAGTGGTTCTATTTCCATGTTGAAATCAAGAGTAGtcacaaaaaaattcaaggGTGTAACTTCGATGGACATTGACGCAAAAGGTGAATTGTGCGCGTTGGCTGGTAATGAAAATTCTATTGCTTTAATCAAATTAAGGGATCTGAAAGttgcaaaattttttaaaaacgtTCATGCTTTTGCTATCactaaaatttgtttttcccCCGATTCCCAAATTTTGGCAAGCGTCTCTGCATCGAACATTGTGCATTTGATTAGAATTCCTGCCAATTGGAGTTCCTCTATTTCCTTGTCTAAAAAGATTTTCAATTActtcattaatattatttttattgttttattatcatttatcGCCCAACTAgcttataaaaataacgtGCATACTATTGTCTACAAATGTACCAAGGATTGGTACAATTCAAGGAAAAAGGGTGATTCGTCCTCGTATTTTACCATTAACGATGGATTAGAACAGGTTACAttaattaaagataaagatTTTGTTTCTACTGTTGGTACTGATATTCCTAGTAATACAATATCTAGTGAGACATTTGATAGTctgtttttaaatgatttaaCTGATAAGCACGATATTGTAactgaaaatgaaataatgTCAACTTCTACAACTTATTCAACTACAAGTGAACACATTAGCACTATATtgacaaataataacattgaAACTTTGGCTACTGCACCAATTGAAGAGGGAAAAGAAGATACATTTGTAAGCACTCTGCTTGAAACAAAGTCTGATAAAAGCTTTAGCAATACTATCCCAACTACCTTTGACCATGAAGGTGAtcttaataatatcactGAATCTACCATCGAGTACCAAACGTTTATAACTGATAATTTAGTCTCCGGTACCTCTTTCACTTCTGAGATTGCATCGGATACTTTTCAACCAGATACCACAAGCTCTCAACTTGCATCCGATACTTTTCAACCCGACACTACGGATGTCGAAATTGAACCTCCTTTAAAAACTACTGCAAAAAAGGATCAGGGTAATATTCAGTCATCGATTAGTGTCCCCACAGAAATTATAACCGGAGAAACTGGAATCGTTACAAAGGAAGAAGCAACTACTACTCAGCCATTATTTAGTATCTCCACAGAAACTGATATTAAAGAAACGGAGTCTGTTACAAATTACATCAATACTATTAATGAAATAGAAAGCAACACCGCTGCTGTTAAAATTGAAACTGCCTCTACCTATCAACAGCCAGCCGTGGAATCTGTAGAATATAGTTCGCCTTCTACTGAAACCGAAAGCACGATAATATCTTCTGCTGCAAGAATGCATACCATTAGTACGGACCTCGAACcaattattaatgatgtttctccttcttcttctccttcttcttctccttcttcttctccttcttcttctccttcttcttctccttcttcttctccttcttcttcctccgATGCTACttttattactaccacttctACTGTTATCTCCAAAGAGGTTATATTAGAAACTGTTGTTAATGAAAGCGCAACTATTTCTGCTAACCCAATTACAACTTCAGGTATTTTGCTAGAGTCCGAAAATGAAATTGAAGCtgaaattgaaattgaaaCTGAAGCTGAAGCAGAAACTGAAGCAGATGCAGAAACTGAAACCGAAACTGAAACCGAAACCGAAACTAAGACATTGACCACCGTTATATATGAATCAACCTATTCGGAAATAAACAATGAAACAACGCTACCCGTGGAAACATCTGGTCATGTGGCAGCTGCTTCTGGttctattaataattctacAGTTGAAGAAGAGACTATAGAAATTGCTTTTCcagaaaaagatatttctAAAGTCTTAACCACTGAGAATACAAAAGATAAAACATTTACAGAAACTATGagcaataaaaatgaaaatattgtaaCATCTTACAATGCACCATCCAATTCATATGAAATCAATGACCATATTGGAGAAGAAAATGTTTTGATTCCAGATAATGATTTAGGATCTACCGATGATATCAATCAAGCTCCCTCTTTTGAGCATGATGAACTATAA
- the BUD17 gene encoding putative pyridoxal kinase BUD17 (similar to Saccharomyces cerevisiae YNR027W | BUD17 | BUD site selection), whose translation MTTSITSTTKKKNKKILSIQSHVVHGYVGNKAATFPLQYRGWDVDCLNTVQFSNHPGYGSFSGFKYPSNELTDILQNGLLNFLKLNYSAILTGYYPSPEGFLKISEILEEQYNSNKDNCDMKWILDPVLGDNGKLYVTEGMVEIYKKILTECHIFCCTPNQFEMELLTAGQISTFDDLYKGFIKFHELYPNVKYIVVTNCNIQLLHNNSHDDNIIVACYNTITNKMHYCKTPLIPARFSGSGDLFTALLTDQLLQNNDGVVVNSLHDAVLKSIFLVDQILRNTLDLYIKDNIGSTDNAQPVIKDLKLIQSRHILDIIDPTSPFEAIEYDPMIYF comes from the coding sequence ATGACCACTTCTATTACCAGCactaccaaaaaaaaaaataaaaaaatattatccaTTCAATCACATGTTGTTCACGGATATGTTGGAAATAAGGCTGCCACTTTCCCTTTGCAATATAGAGGATGGGACGTGGATTGTTTAAATACCGTCCAATTTAGTAATCATCCAGGTTATGGCTCATTTTCTGGGTTCAAATATCCTTCCAATGAATTAACTGACATTTTACAAAATGGACTCTTAAATTtcctaaaattaaattattctGCCATTTTGACCGGATATTATCCTTCGCCTGAGggctttttaaaaataagtgAAATTTTAGAGGAACAAtacaatagtaataaagataattgTGATATGAAATGGATATTGGATCCTGTTTTAGGTGATAATGGTAAATTATATGTTACTGAAGGAATGGttgaaatttataaaaaaatattaactgAATGCCACATATTTTGCTGTACACCTAACCAATTTGAAATGGAATTATTAACAGCTGGTCAAATTTCCACTTTTGACGACTTGTATAAAGGTTTTATCAAGTTCCATGAGTTGTATCCCAAtgttaaatatattgtaGTGACAAACTGCAACATTCAATTATTGCACAACAATTCAcatgatgataatataaTAGTTGCCTGTTACAATACTATAACCAATAAAATGCACTACTGTAAAACTCCCTTAATACCTGCAAGGTTTTCTGGGAGTGGCGATTTATTCACTGCATTGTTAACAGACCAATTATTGCAAAACAATGATGGAGTGGTGGTTAATTCTTTACACGATGCTGTATTGAAAAGTATATTCTTAGTTGATCAAATATTAAGAAATACTTTGgacttatatattaaagataatatCGGTAGTACGGATAATGCACAACCAGTGATAAAAGATTTGAAGCTTATTCAGTCTAGACATATTTTAGATATAATTGATCCCACTTCACCATTTGAAGCAATAGAGTACGACCCTATGATATACTTTTGA